TATCGCCATATCTAAGTATTGCACTACCGCTAGCAAGTTCTGCTATTTTTCCTATTTCAACAGAAAGTTCTCTTCCTGCTAAATCCATTTTAAATATTTTATGTTCAAACATTAATGCTTGCCTCCTCTTTTTAAAACCGCTTTTATCATCCTATGTACTATATTATCAAAAATAGTATAAATTAACAACATAAAAGTAATACACTGGCTTTGATTGATTATTCTTAAATACTATAGGATAATAATACTTTTTCTATTTAATTTATTATTTACTTATTACTTCAAAATTAGTCATGTCTAGTTTGAACAACTAATTGCTAAAATTTCTGGTCCTGTGTGAGAACAAATACAAGCTCCTCCTCTTGTAATATATATCGATTTTGCTTTTATATTTTCCTCTACTTCTTTCTTTAATTCATTAAAATCTTTCTCATTTGACCCATATCCAATTATTATATTTTTATCTTCTAATGTTTGATATTTCTCTTTTATCAAATCTATTATAGTATGGACAGCATGTTTTTTTCCTCTTACTTTATCTAATAGAGATATATTTCCATCTTTAACTCCAAATATCGGTTTTAAATTTAACATATTACCTATAGTAGCCGTTGTTACTGAAACTCTACCACTTCTTTTTAAATACTCTAAAGTGTTAACTACAAAAAATAAGTTTACACTTTCTCTAATATTCTCTAATTCATTTATCATTTCTTTACTATCTATTCCAGTATCTAATAATTCACACGCTTTTATTATATACTGAGCACTTCCTAACGATAAAGTTAATGTATCAAATACCTCTATTTTTCCTTCAGTGTCATTTTTAGCCATAACTGCACTTTGATATGTACCTGATGATTTTGACGAACCTGTTATACAAACTATTTCATAATCTTTTGCATATTTATCAAAAACTTCTTTAAACTGCATATATGTTGCTTGCGATGTTTTTGGTACATCTTTTCCATCTTTCATCATTTTATAAAACTCTTCATTGCTTATGTTAACACCATCTTTATATTCATTTTCATTTATTATTATAGTTAATGGTATGATTTCTATATTATGTTTATCTATTAATTCCTCTGGTACATCACATAAGCTGTCACAAACTAATTTTATATTCATTGCATATTCCTCCTAGTATTTTGCTTTATTTATATTTCAGATTTTCCACCCTTTTAATTTCTCTATATATACCAAAATCACCTTTTATATTTTGAATTATTATCTTAATTGCTAAAATATAATCACAACTTACATTTATCTTATATTATTTTTATATAAGAAATACTATGATAAATTTAATTTAGATTTAACCCTCTATAGAGTATATTTTATATCAAATTTAAATTTGATGCAAAATTTACCACATTATTTTTTAGATTAAAAACTTATTATAATATTTTAAATGATTATTTTATTAAAATAAAAAAAAGCATGTATCTAAAAATAATTTACAAACATGCTTATCTAAAAATTTTATTTAATATTTATTTTTTTATATGCTTTTTTAAAATTTGAGCTACAGGAATACCTATAATTATACCTATAATTATTTGAGTTACATTTCCCGGTATAGATGCTAATGCTTTAATATGATTTCCATATAATATTATTTCTGTAATATAATATCCAAATATCATCCATACACCAGACAATATTATTGCTATTATATTAGTTACAACATTGTTCCCATTTTTTCCATTAGACCATGCTACTTGACCTATTATATATCCCATAATACCCCTTACTACAAATGTAAATGGAGCCCATATTGCCCATTCTGATAATAAATCAAACAAACCCATACCAAAAGCACCAGCAATAGCACCTTTCTTTTTACCAAAAACTATTGCTGCTATAAAAAGCATCGTATTTCCTAAGTGAACAAGTCCACCACTTGATGCGATCGGTAATCTGATATTTATAAACCTAGTTGCTATAAATACTAATGCAATAAGTAATGCTGTTTCAACTAAATCCCTAGTTGTATTTTTTTGATTACTTTTGCTCATTACCTCC
Above is a genomic segment from Romboutsia lituseburensis containing:
- a CDS encoding DegV family protein, which produces MNIKLVCDSLCDVPEELIDKHNIEIIPLTIIINENEYKDGVNISNEEFYKMMKDGKDVPKTSQATYMQFKEVFDKYAKDYEIVCITGSSKSSGTYQSAVMAKNDTEGKIEVFDTLTLSLGSAQYIIKACELLDTGIDSKEMINELENIRESVNLFFVVNTLEYLKRSGRVSVTTATIGNMLNLKPIFGVKDGNISLLDKVRGKKHAVHTIIDLIKEKYQTLEDKNIIIGYGSNEKDFNELKKEVEENIKAKSIYITRGGACICSHTGPEILAISCSN
- a CDS encoding ECF transporter S component, whose translation is MEVMSKSNQKNTTRDLVETALLIALVFIATRFINIRLPIASSGGLVHLGNTMLFIAAIVFGKKKGAIAGAFGMGLFDLLSEWAIWAPFTFVVRGIMGYIIGQVAWSNGKNGNNVVTNIIAIILSGVWMIFGYYITEIILYGNHIKALASIPGNVTQIIIGIIIGIPVAQILKKHIKK